One window from the genome of Paenibacillus azoreducens encodes:
- a CDS encoding DUF5696 domain-containing protein yields MTNKAKKIAVLAVLAILFFTSTSPYFSQAEDGGAGQQASSDTAGQGSDQAVSTAAMQSAGTAGTATEQTAAEKSVAVTEETAADPISYKQTMAKKKVAENSNFKLYIDEKTGQIRLVGKRSGNEWGVPPLDKKMPPANQKFVESPVHIRYTEGGDVRQTYPSKEKGTKTTVKTTDQGVLVQYELKELQIGFALEYKLLDEGIEVRIPFQLIHEQGKAKLISLEPAPFFGAAPQQSKGAMFLPDGSGALVKFKANHQTYFEPYSERIYGGDYAFMTTVYKQVTYNKNELESYGPHEAAALPVFGIYKDDTAFLGIVTDGDADAKINGTPTGLRNIPLYRISAELIYRNSDIVFIGSSGEIPLMQREMIPGDRAVRFVLLEGEQADYVGMAHAYRDYLVRVKGVKPVETKRPAFQLQLLGGVLRKDMIGSTFVSMTTFKQAKEILDGYAQAGIDSLEVTYEGWSKDGIYGNAPDHFPAESNLGGNRGLEALADYTKAKGIRLYLKTNYVKPYEGSDALKPSRDSIRGLNKEVMEVRDPWVTTNQPSSKLFYYLKPDRVYDKNIAKEAGKLAELGAGGIHLQYMGDTLYSDQSSDTPFNRKQTIETWTKAMDLMRLQTGRASVDYGFAYALGHVDRIDGVPLDSSHYVYEDGSVPFYQIAVRGLVPYTGAPSNLQDDPRIWNLRLLEYGAMPSYLLTYEDSSLLKRTMVDGLFSSNYGKWLKPSIDQYKKLNEVLGLVEGQEITDHEQLDTYVYRTTYGNGVQITVNYDSETAHVGDDVIQPYDYLVRKG; encoded by the coding sequence ATGACGAATAAAGCCAAAAAAATAGCGGTTCTCGCAGTTTTAGCAATCCTGTTCTTTACGTCAACCTCCCCGTATTTCTCGCAAGCGGAAGACGGCGGGGCTGGGCAGCAGGCGTCCTCCGATACAGCGGGACAGGGATCAGACCAGGCTGTGTCAACCGCGGCAATGCAAAGTGCAGGTACAGCAGGTACAGCAACAGAGCAGACGGCAGCGGAGAAATCAGTTGCGGTGACGGAAGAGACTGCGGCTGATCCCATATCCTATAAGCAGACAATGGCCAAGAAGAAGGTTGCCGAAAATTCGAACTTCAAGCTATATATTGACGAAAAAACAGGACAAATACGTCTCGTCGGCAAACGCAGCGGCAACGAATGGGGAGTGCCGCCGCTCGACAAAAAGATGCCCCCTGCCAATCAGAAGTTTGTCGAGTCGCCGGTTCACATTCGCTATACGGAAGGCGGAGACGTGCGCCAGACGTATCCTTCCAAGGAGAAGGGGACAAAAACGACCGTGAAAACGACCGATCAAGGGGTGTTGGTGCAATACGAGCTTAAGGAGCTTCAAATTGGTTTTGCCCTGGAATATAAACTGCTTGACGAAGGGATTGAAGTCCGCATTCCGTTTCAATTGATCCATGAGCAGGGCAAAGCCAAGCTGATCAGCTTGGAGCCAGCTCCATTTTTCGGGGCAGCACCTCAGCAGTCCAAGGGCGCGATGTTCCTTCCTGACGGTTCGGGAGCGCTCGTCAAGTTCAAAGCGAACCATCAGACTTATTTCGAACCGTACAGCGAGCGTATTTACGGCGGAGACTACGCCTTTATGACGACCGTGTATAAGCAGGTCACCTACAACAAGAACGAGCTCGAAAGCTACGGCCCGCATGAAGCGGCAGCGCTGCCGGTATTCGGCATTTACAAGGACGATACCGCCTTTCTTGGAATCGTAACTGATGGCGACGCGGACGCCAAAATCAACGGAACGCCGACCGGCCTACGCAATATTCCGCTGTATCGGATTTCGGCGGAATTGATTTATCGCAACAGCGACATCGTGTTTATCGGCAGTTCCGGGGAAATTCCACTCATGCAGCGGGAGATGATTCCCGGAGACCGGGCCGTACGGTTCGTGCTACTTGAGGGCGAGCAGGCGGATTATGTCGGCATGGCACATGCCTACCGTGACTATTTGGTTCGCGTCAAAGGTGTTAAGCCAGTTGAGACCAAGCGTCCTGCCTTCCAGCTGCAGCTGCTCGGAGGTGTGCTGCGCAAGGATATGATCGGCAGTACGTTTGTTTCGATGACGACGTTCAAGCAGGCGAAAGAGATTTTGGATGGATATGCCCAAGCGGGTATCGATTCGCTTGAGGTCACTTACGAGGGCTGGTCCAAAGACGGCATTTACGGTAACGCACCGGATCATTTCCCGGCCGAAAGTAATCTCGGCGGCAACCGCGGCCTCGAAGCGCTGGCCGATTACACCAAGGCGAAAGGAATCCGGCTGTACTTGAAAACGAATTACGTGAAGCCTTATGAGGGCAGCGATGCATTAAAACCTTCACGGGATTCGATTCGCGGACTCAACAAGGAAGTTATGGAAGTCAGAGATCCATGGGTGACGACGAATCAACCATCTTCGAAGCTGTTTTATTATTTGAAGCCGGACCGCGTGTATGACAAGAATATCGCCAAAGAAGCAGGCAAACTCGCCGAGCTTGGCGCAGGCGGCATCCATTTACAGTATATGGGCGATACACTGTATTCGGATCAAAGCTCAGATACTCCGTTCAACCGGAAGCAAACAATCGAAACGTGGACGAAGGCGATGGATTTGATGCGCTTACAAACAGGGCGTGCCTCGGTTGACTACGGTTTCGCTTATGCGCTCGGCCACGTCGACCGGATCGACGGTGTCCCGCTGGATTCCAGCCATTACGTCTACGAAGATGGTTCCGTTCCCTTCTACCAAATTGCCGTACGCGGCCTTGTTCCTTATACCGGCGCTCCGTCCAATTTGCAGGACGATCCCCGCATATGGAATCTCCGGCTGCTCGAATACGGAGCGATGCCAAGCTACCTTCTGACGTACGAGGACAGCTCGCTGCTGAAACGAACGATGGTCGACGGCTTGTTCAGCTCGAACTACGGCAAGTGGCTGAAGCCGTCAATCGACCAATATAAGAAGCTAAACGAGGTGCTGGGTTTGGTGGAGGGACAGGAGATAACCGACCATGAGCAGCTGGACACCTACGTGTATCGGACAACGTATGGGAACGGTGTGCAGATTACCGTAAATTACGACAGCGAAACGGCCCACGTCGGGGACGATGTCATCCAGCCTTATGACTACTTGGTGCGGAAAGGATGA
- a CDS encoding YIP1 family protein, with translation MNTVRLAKLALLHPITFFEDIQERAKWHYAFVMIGLAILAHYLSLTFSGFLFQTREPYQISILIESTWIVVPWLTWSVTNWGVSSIMDGEGKFKQIFVGSAFTLIPYITLSVPVAIVSNLLAKSEAMMYNGLEVFIFVWVVYLILLQVKIIHDFTFGKMLWITLLTIIGMFIIWFIGMLLYGLINQSIQFVIGLYKEINYRL, from the coding sequence ATGAATACGGTGCGACTTGCAAAATTGGCGCTGCTTCACCCGATCACATTTTTCGAAGATATCCAGGAGCGGGCGAAATGGCACTATGCTTTCGTCATGATCGGTCTGGCGATTTTGGCTCATTATCTCTCCTTGACGTTTTCCGGATTTTTGTTCCAGACGCGGGAGCCTTACCAAATTTCGATTTTGATCGAATCGACGTGGATCGTCGTTCCTTGGCTGACCTGGTCGGTCACAAATTGGGGTGTCAGCTCCATCATGGACGGAGAGGGCAAGTTTAAACAGATTTTCGTAGGCAGCGCATTTACGTTGATACCATATATCACCTTGTCCGTGCCGGTGGCGATAGTCAGCAATCTTCTCGCCAAATCGGAAGCCATGATGTATAACGGGCTGGAAGTGTTCATATTCGTTTGGGTCGTCTACTTAATTCTGCTGCAGGTCAAAATCATTCACGATTTTACGTTCGGCAAAATGCTGTGGATTACTTTGCTGACGATCATCGGCATGTTCATCATTTGGTTTATCGGGATGCTCTTGTATGGGCTGATCAACCAATCGATCCAATTCGTGATCGGACTTTATAAAGAAATCAATTACCGCTTGTAG
- a CDS encoding NHL repeat-containing protein, which produces MKRSTSKRAMAALLILVMLAMFALPNEAAAKSPYKGYTYNQSEETPVSINGYLYRDSIDGYDWDAGPFKEPEDLFVAEDDTIYAVDGGNNRVVHFDKSKRLLGMYGDSEGKGQLNGPKGVYVTGDGEVFVADTLNHRIVAFDREGRFVKEFGPPQSPLLGTDFVYSPSKLIIDKRNYMIVVSEGAYQGLLQIDPNGAFKGFFGANLLGFSWEKTIVKFMATQEQKEQLSNEKPPEFSNLIQDQEGFVYTTTLGIPTSQVKRLSAVGVNTLTDIEYGDHHMARRNWERLFPTFVDVTVNDNGVFTALDQTTGRAFQYDKLGNLLFIFGGIGEQNGLFKTPSAISETSDGTIYIADRTRGRIDRFRTTPFADKVHEATNLYVDGDYEKSAEPWREVLDMNSNYDLAYKAIGKALYKSGQYREAMDYFELAKARDDYSAAFLEYRKHYMRQHFAWIAGGAVALYILLKIGFRLYRKWRSKRSKSKIAVSEGGSAS; this is translated from the coding sequence ATGAAACGATCGACTTCGAAACGAGCGATGGCCGCGCTTCTGATATTGGTGATGCTGGCGATGTTTGCGCTGCCGAATGAGGCTGCGGCCAAAAGCCCGTATAAAGGTTATACCTATAATCAATCTGAGGAAACGCCGGTTTCGATCAACGGATATTTGTATCGGGATTCGATCGACGGCTATGACTGGGACGCCGGTCCGTTCAAGGAGCCGGAGGATCTGTTCGTCGCAGAAGACGATACGATATATGCGGTCGACGGGGGCAATAATCGGGTCGTTCATTTCGACAAGAGCAAGCGTTTGCTCGGCATGTACGGCGATTCGGAAGGCAAAGGGCAGCTGAACGGCCCGAAAGGCGTTTATGTCACAGGAGACGGCGAAGTATTCGTTGCCGATACGCTGAATCACCGGATCGTCGCGTTCGACCGGGAGGGCAGGTTCGTCAAGGAATTTGGGCCCCCGCAAAGCCCGCTGCTTGGCACGGATTTCGTCTATTCGCCTTCCAAGCTCATCATCGATAAACGGAATTATATGATCGTCGTTAGTGAAGGAGCGTACCAAGGCTTGCTGCAGATCGATCCGAATGGAGCGTTCAAAGGTTTTTTTGGCGCCAACCTGCTTGGCTTCAGCTGGGAAAAAACGATCGTCAAGTTCATGGCCACACAAGAGCAGAAGGAGCAGTTATCGAACGAAAAGCCTCCGGAATTTTCGAACCTGATCCAGGATCAGGAAGGATTCGTCTACACGACGACGCTCGGCATTCCGACAAGTCAGGTAAAGCGGCTGAGTGCCGTTGGCGTCAATACGCTGACTGACATCGAATACGGGGATCATCATATGGCCCGCCGTAACTGGGAGAGATTGTTTCCAACGTTTGTTGACGTAACTGTGAACGATAATGGCGTGTTTACCGCGTTGGATCAAACGACAGGCAGAGCGTTCCAATACGACAAACTCGGTAATTTGTTATTTATTTTCGGTGGCATCGGCGAGCAAAACGGGCTGTTCAAGACGCCATCCGCTATTTCGGAGACGTCGGACGGCACGATTTATATCGCAGACCGGACGCGCGGACGGATCGACCGTTTTCGTACGACGCCTTTCGCGGACAAGGTGCACGAAGCGACGAATTTATACGTGGACGGAGATTACGAGAAATCGGCCGAACCTTGGCGGGAAGTGCTGGACATGAACAGCAACTACGATTTGGCTTATAAGGCGATCGGTAAGGCACTTTACAAATCCGGACAATACCGCGAAGCGATGGATTATTTCGAGCTAGCCAAAGCGCGTGATGATTATTCAGCTGCGTTTCTGGAATACCGCAAGCACTATATGCGGCAGCATTTTGCCTGGATCGCGGGCGGTGCGGTTGCGCTTTACATCCTGCTCAAAATCGGATTCCGCTTGTACCGGAAATGGAGAAGCAAACGCAGCAAATCAAAAATCGCGGTATCCGAAGGGGGAAGTGCTTCATGA
- a CDS encoding carbohydrate ABC transporter permease, translating to MTILSGSMVKGRRVDWGGVILYLFLSCFAILMVAPLVYLVSTAFKPLEELFLFPPRFFVINPTLKNFNDLLMITSASTVPFSRYIFNSLFITIASVSLGVVISAMAAYPLSKHQMPFRKQIFSMIILALMFAPAVTQIPQYLVITKLGLMNTYWAMIVPGLAAPVFLFLTKQFLDQIPDALLEAAKIDGAREWVIFWRIVMPMLKPALSTVVLLSFISTWNDPGPAMLFTTSESMKTLPYALSTISGGTGVIAQAGAGAAAALLTVIPSIVMFVISQRMVLETMAHSGIKD from the coding sequence TTGACAATTTTATCGGGTTCCATGGTGAAAGGCAGAAGAGTGGACTGGGGAGGGGTAATTCTTTATTTATTCCTGTCTTGCTTCGCGATTCTGATGGTGGCTCCACTCGTTTATCTCGTTTCGACCGCGTTTAAGCCGCTGGAAGAGCTGTTTTTATTCCCACCTAGGTTTTTCGTCATCAACCCGACGTTGAAAAATTTCAATGATCTGCTGATGATCACGAGCGCGTCTACGGTGCCGTTTTCGCGGTATATTTTTAACAGCTTATTCATTACGATCGCCTCTGTCAGTCTGGGAGTCGTCATCTCGGCGATGGCGGCTTATCCTCTAAGCAAGCATCAGATGCCGTTTCGCAAACAGATCTTTTCCATGATCATTCTTGCGCTGATGTTCGCTCCGGCGGTGACGCAAATCCCTCAATATCTCGTTATCACCAAACTCGGTTTGATGAATACGTATTGGGCCATGATTGTTCCCGGCTTGGCGGCGCCCGTGTTTTTGTTCCTGACGAAGCAGTTCCTGGATCAAATCCCGGATGCGCTGCTGGAGGCGGCTAAAATCGACGGCGCGAGGGAATGGGTTATTTTCTGGAGGATCGTCATGCCGATGCTGAAGCCCGCCTTGTCTACGGTTGTGTTGCTCAGCTTCATCAGCACCTGGAACGATCCCGGGCCGGCGATGCTGTTCACGACATCGGAAAGTATGAAAACGCTGCCGTATGCGTTATCTACGATCAGCGGAGGGACGGGAGTGATCGCCCAAGCTGGAGCCGGTGCGGCGGCGGCATTGCTCACAGTGATTCCGAGCATCGTCATGTTCGTCATTTCGCAGCGCATGGTTCTCGAGACGATGGCCCATTCGGGCATAAAAGATTAA
- a CDS encoding carbohydrate ABC transporter permease translates to MSEISVETKTSERVRPLRADSKLKGLWTDIVRNRVSYYFLAPFMILFLVFTIIPVLTAFGLSFTYFNILEPPKWIGLSNYRLLFIDDDIFLTALGNTLKFAVVTGPVGYAMAFLLAWLISQIPQKYRFFYTLCYYTPSIASGVAMTVVWQYLFSGDRYGLLNYWLLKLGLINEPWQWLEDVNTILPIIMIVSLWMSMGIGFLAFLAGLQNVPRDMYEAGAIDGVKYRWQELWYITVPAVKPQLLFGAVMQVVGALNVFSVSVELAGMPSPLYAGHTILTHLHDYAFIRFEMGYASAIAVVLFCMMVGLNRFIFKWLGNKE, encoded by the coding sequence ATGAGTGAAATATCGGTAGAGACAAAAACGAGCGAACGGGTACGCCCCTTGAGGGCGGACTCCAAGCTTAAGGGGCTTTGGACGGACATCGTGCGAAACAGGGTATCGTATTATTTTCTCGCTCCATTCATGATCCTGTTTCTGGTGTTTACGATCATTCCTGTTCTGACGGCATTTGGGTTAAGCTTCACTTATTTTAATATTTTGGAGCCCCCCAAATGGATTGGCCTATCGAATTACCGGCTGCTGTTCATTGACGATGACATCTTCCTGACGGCGCTTGGGAATACGTTGAAATTCGCAGTCGTTACCGGACCGGTTGGTTACGCTATGGCATTCTTGCTTGCTTGGCTGATCAGTCAAATTCCACAGAAATACCGGTTCTTCTATACGCTGTGTTATTATACGCCATCGATTGCAAGCGGAGTCGCAATGACCGTCGTCTGGCAGTATTTGTTCTCCGGCGACCGCTACGGCTTGCTAAACTATTGGCTGCTGAAGCTTGGCTTGATCAATGAGCCGTGGCAATGGCTGGAGGACGTCAATACGATTCTGCCGATCATTATGATCGTTTCGCTTTGGATGAGTATGGGAATCGGTTTTCTCGCCTTCCTGGCGGGGTTGCAGAACGTACCGCGCGATATGTACGAAGCAGGCGCCATTGACGGCGTCAAATACCGATGGCAAGAGCTGTGGTACATTACGGTTCCGGCGGTGAAGCCGCAGCTCCTGTTCGGTGCGGTCATGCAGGTGGTCGGAGCGCTCAACGTATTCAGCGTCAGCGTTGAGCTGGCGGGTATGCCGAGCCCGTTATATGCCGGACATACCATTTTGACCCACCTGCACGATTACGCGTTTATCCGCTTTGAGATGGGCTACGCATCGGCGATCGCTGTTGTCTTATTCTGCATGATGGTTGGTCTGAACCGATTTATTTTCAAATGGCTTGGAAACAAGGAGTGA